The genome window CCAACAACGCCGTCGGTGACGAGCTCCCCCGGTCTGCCGGCCGAGCTCGCCGAGGCGACCAAGGACGACAGCACCCTGCGCCGCTTCCTGCACGGGCTTCCCGGCGTCGACCAGGTCGGGCTCGAACAGCGAGCCGCAGGCCTGGCCACCCGCAGCATCAAGAAAGCCGCGAAGCTGTGGGCGATCGACACCGCGATCGGCATGGTCGACCTCACCACGCTCGAAGGCGCCGACACCGAGGGCAAGGTCCGCGCGCTCTGCGCCAAGGGCCGCAACCCGGACCCGGACCGGCCCGGCGCGCCGCGCGTGGCCGCGATCTGCGTGTACCCGGACCTGGCCGCGGTCGCCGTGGAGGCGCTGCGCGGCTCCGGCGTCGGGGTCGCGTCGGTGGCCACGGCCTTCCCTTCCGGGCGATCGTCGCGGCAGGTCAAACTCGCCGACGTGGAGCTGGCCGTGTCGGCCGGTGCGACCGAGGTCGACATGGTGATCGACCGCGGCGCCTTCCTGTCCGGCCGCTACGGCCAGGTGTTCGACGAGATCCAGGCGGTCAAGGCGGCCTGCGGCGACGCGCACCTGAAGGTCATCCTGGAGACCGGCGAGCTGGCCACCTACGACAACGTGCGGCGCGCCTCCTGGCTGGCGCTGCTGGCAGGCGGCGACTTCATCAAGACCTCCACCGGCAAGGTTTCGCCCGCCGCGACGCTGCCGGTGACGCACCTGATGCTGCAGGCGGTGCGCGACTGGCGCGACCACACCGGCGAGCTGCGCGGGGTCAAGCCCGCGGGCGGCATCCGCAACACCAAGGACGCCATCCGCTACCTGGTGGCGGTGCACGAGGTGGCGGGCCCGGAATGGCTGACCCCGGAGCTGTTCCGCTTCGGCGCCTCCAGCCTGCTCAACGACCTGCTGATGCAGCGGCGGACCCAGCTCGACGGCCACTACTCCGGCCCCGACTACGTGGCGGTGGACTGACATGCCCGAGGAGACCCACAGCCCGTGGGAGTACGCGCCCGCCCCCGAGTCGCGGGCGATCGCCAACCTCCAGCCGAGCTACCGGATGTTCGTCGACGGCGAGTTCGTCGACGGCGCGGGCGAACCTCTCAAGAGCGTCAACCCCGCGACCGAGGAGACCCTCGCCGAGGTCTCCAGCGCCGCGGCGTCCGATGTGGACAACGCGGTTCGCGCCGCGCGCAAGGCGTTCGACAGGACGTGGGGCAAGATGCCCGGTTCCGAGCGCGCGAAGTACCTGTTCCGAATCGCCCGGCTGATCCAGGAGCGCGGGCGCGAGCTGGCCGTGCTGGAGACGCTCGACAACGGCAAGCCCATCAAGGAGTCCCGCGACGCCGACATCCCCACCGCGGCGGCGCACTTCTTCCACCACGCGGGCTGGGCCGACAAGCTCTCCTACGCCGGTTACGGCCCCGACCCCCGGCCGGTCGGCGTCGCGGGCCAGGTCATCCCCTGGAACTTCCCGCTGCTGATGCTGGCCTGGAAGATCGCACCCGCGCTGGCCTGCGGAAACACCGTGGTCCTCAAGCCCGCGGAGACCACGCCGCTCACGGCGCTGGTCTTCGCCGAGATCTGCCAGCAGGCCGGACTGCCCCCGGGCGTGGTCAACATCCTGCCCGGAGCCGGAGACGTCGGCGCCGAGCTGGTCGGGCACGCCGGGGTCGACAAGGTCGCCTTCACCGGCTCCACCGAGGTCGGCAAGCAGATCCAGCGCACCCTGGCCGGCAGCGGCAAGAAGCTGACGCTGGAGCTCGGCGGCAAGGCTGCCAACGTCGTCTTCGACGACGCGCCACTGGACCAGGCCGTCGAGGGCATCGTCAACGGCATCTTCTTCAACCAGGGCCACGTCTGCTGCGCGGGTTCGCGGCTGCTGGTACAGGAGTCGGTCGCCGAGGAGCTGCTCGACAAGCTGCGCTCGCGGATCGCGACGCTGCGGGTCGGCGACCCGCTGGACAAGAACACCGACGTCGGCGCGGTCAACTCGGCCGAGCAGCTCGAACGGATCACCGCGCTGAGCGCGACCGGCGACGCCGAGGGCGCAAGCCGGTGGACCAGCCCGTGCCCGCTGCCGGAGAAGGGGTTCTTCTTCTCCCCCACCGTCTTCTCCGACGTGCAGCAGTCGATGCGCATCGCCCGCGAGGAGATCTTCGGCCCGGTGCTGTCGGTGCTGACCTTCCGCACGCCGGACGAGGCGGTCGCCAAGGCCAACAACACGCCGTACGGGCTGTCGGCCGGCATCTGGACCGAGAAGGGCTCCCGAATCCTGTGGGCGGCGCAGAAGATGCGCGCCGGGGTGGTGTGGGCCAACACGTTCAACCGGTTCGACCCGACCGCGCCGTTCGGCGGCTACCAGGAGTCCGGTTTCGGCCGCGAGGGCGGTCGCGCAGGTCTGGAGGCATATCTCGATGTCTGACCGGTTGGCAGTGGCCAAGACGTACAAGCTCTACGTCGGCGGCAAGTTCCCGCGCTCGGAGTCGGGCCGCTCCTACCCGGTGCGCGACGCCAAGGGCGGCTTCCTCGCCAACGCCGCGCAGGCCTCGCGCAAGGACGTCCGCGACGCGGTTTCGGCCGCGCGCAAGGCTTTCGGCGGCTGGTCCGGGGCGACCGCGTACAACCGCGGCCAGGTGCTGTTCCGGGTGGCGGAGGTGATGGAAGGGCGACGCGACCAGTTCGCCGCCGAGCTCCGCGCCGCGGAAGGGCTTTCCCAGAAGGCCGCCGAGTCCGCCGTGGACGCCGCGGTGGACCGCGTGGTCTGGTACGCGGGCTGGACCGACAAGATCGCCTCGGTGCTGGGTGCGGCCAACCCGGTCGCCGGGCCGTACTTCTCGTTCAGCGTGCCGGAGCCGACCGGCGTGGTGGGCGTGCTCGCACCGCAGTCGTCGTCGCTGCTCGGACTGGTCAGCGTGGTGGCGCCGGTGATCGCCGCGGGCAACACCTGCGTCGTGGTCGCCTCTTGCGAGCGGCCGCTGCCCGCGATCACCCTCGCCGAGGTCCTGGCGACGTCCGACGTCCCAGGCGGCGTGGTCAACCTGCTGACCGGGCACGCCGAGGAGCTGGGCCCGTGGTTGGCCTCGCACGCCGACGTCAACGCCCTCGACCCGGTGGGCGCCCCCGGCGAGCTGCGCGGCGAACTGGAGCGGGCGGCGGCCGAGACGGTCAAGCGCGTGCTGCCGGTGCGCGGCGAGCCGGACTGGAACCGCCAGCCCGACATTCAGCGGCTGCGCGCGTTCACCGAGGTCAAGACGGTGTGGCACCCGGTCGGAACCTGAGAGCCTGCCTTTGATCTTGAAGCGGCGTAGCCACGCAAGGTGAGTTGCAGGCACTGAGAGCGCGACGTCCCCGGGCCGCTCGGGCGACCCGGGGACGTCGAGGCCGTCCGGTCAGCGCGGGTCGACGACCCAGCCGCGCCTGATCGCCCGCGCCAGGAACACCAGCGCCACCGCGATCAGCACCGCGCCGAGCCCGACCGACACCCAGGCCGACATCTCGAAGAGCGGCGCGGCGTCGGCGACGAACCAGTCCTTCACGACCGTGCACGCGATCGCCGCCACGAACGTCACGACCGCGGTGATCCCCAGCGAGCGGCGCCGCGACGCCGCGAGCGCGGTCCCCGCGCGGAACGACAGGGCGACCGCCACCAGGATCAGGGCGAGCGTCAGGATGCCCGCGACGCTGTCGGCGAGCGTGTAGGCGACCCCGTTCGGCCCGGCCCGCAGGCCGTCCAGCAGGAAGTTGACCCCGAAGAACACGAACGCGCCGGTTCCCAGCGCGCCGAGCGCGTTGTCCACCGGCGACGGCTTGCCGGTGGAGCGGTCGAGCTGCGCGGCGACCTGGGCCGCGTACTCCCGCGGCGACCCGAACGCCTCGGCCGGATTCTCACCGGTCTCGGCGACGTGTGTCTCCACCTCGGCGAGGACCTCGCCGACCCGCCTGCCGGAGATGTCGTGCAGCCGCAGGGCCAACATCAGCTCGTCCCGGTACTTCTTGTCCAGCGTCATCATGCTCGCACCCCTCGTTCCACGACCGCGATCGCGTTCTTCGCGAATTCCGTCCACTTCGGACCCTGTTCGGAGAGCACCGCCCGGCCCTCGTCGGTCAGGGCGAAGAACTTCCGCCCCGGTCCCCCTTCGCCTGCCCGCCACTCCGCACGCACCAGCCCGTCGGCCGCCAGCCGGTTGAGCAGCGGGTACAGGGTTCCCGCCTTCATGTCCGGCAATCCGGCGCCGCTGAGCCGCTGCAGCAGCGTGTAGCCGTAGTCCTCGCCGCTTTCGGCCAGCAGCGCCAGCACCGCGAGATCGAGCACCCCGCGCAGCCACTGCGTCTGACGGGCGGCCGTCGTCTTGTCCGCCATGGGGAGAACGTAACACCTACTAGTAGGTCTCGCAAACTAGTAGGTGTGGCCGGTGCTCGACACGCGCACGCCGGGGCGTGGAGGTGGCCGGACGTATGCGGGCGAGCTGGGCGAGCACGCGAGGCGGCAGGACGGCGCCGGCCTGGGCACCTACGGGAAGCGACACGTGGACGCGGGAGGGGAGGTGGGTGCCACGCGGAGGATCAAGAGCGCGCACCGCGGAAGCTCCGGTGCCGGGCGCACGAGCGCACACAGGCCGTCGCGCGCAGACGCACGGGAGGACACCAGCGACAGCGACAGGACCGCCCGAACAGACACACCCGGGCGACAACCTCGGGCGTCAGGTCCACGCCCGGGAGAGCGGCCCGGGCCGCCGGGTCAGCGGATCTGCCAGTCCAGCTTGCCGTCCTCGGTCACCGTCGCGTGGCTGTGCCCGGCGGGCACGCCGTCGGTCAGCGCGCGGTAGACGTCGGCCAGCATGGCCGAGACACCCTTCCACTCCGGGCGTTCGACCTGCGCCGCCTCCTGCTCCCACTCGAGCACGCAGCCGTGCAGCGGTCCCGGGCGCAGGTCCACGACGAGCTCGTCGGCGAAGCCGTCACCGGCGATCGGGAGCCACGCGGGGTGGAAGCTCGACCCTGCGGAGCCGGCGTAGTAGTCGCAGGACGGGCGCTCCCAGCGCGCCGTCCACAGCTCCCGGTGCCCACGCCACGCGCGCAGCGCCGCAGCCGGGCTGTAGGGGGTGTAGAAGGGCGGCAGGACGTCGGCGAGCACGTCGGTTGCGGTACCGCCGCAACAGGTCCACCACGCCCGCAGGTCCGGGGGGAGCTGGACGTGGAACTCCTCCTCCAGCGTCACGAGCTCCGCCGGATCGGGGGGTTCGAGGGCGGCGGCGGTGACCGGCGCGTGATCTTCCAGCCACCGCACGATGTTCGCCCACAGTTCCGTGACGTCCATTCCACTCATGATCGCCTCGTTGCGCTACCACCGGTACCGCCAACCGTGATCCCACGCGGCCTCCGGAGCCCCGGCAGCAACACCGCGCGACCACGATCGACCGAACGGCCGAAGCCCGCGGACGGCGAGCGCAGTAGTACCGACCAGGAGAATCGTTATCTGGAATTGGGCCTGTGGTTGCCTGAGGCGGGCTGGATACGGTGAGAACCCGACCGGCGCACAGGGCGTGGTCGGCCAACCCGTAGGCTTCGGCGACGTCTGGTTCGGCGACCGGAGGTAGAAGAGATGGCGCAGGACATCGTCCCCATCGAGCTTGGCCTGCCGCAGGGCGACGTCGTCACCCTGTGGGCGCCGCGCTGGCGGGAGGACGGCGAGGAGTGGGAGGCCTTCCTCGGGCACGAGGAAGACCTGTACGCCTTCCCCGACTCCGCCCGCCTGGCCGCGTTCGTCCGCACGGCCGCGGAGCACGACCTCGACGACCACCCGGCGTGGCACGTGGTGCCCGCGTTGTCCGCGGTGGAGCTGAACCCCGACGAGGACCACCAGTTCGACCTCGTCGGCGTGCCCGAGCTCGTCGCCGAACCGCCGGACACCTGGACGATCAACGAGCTCGCCGACATCGTCGAGATCGCCCGGTCGCTGGCCGACGTCTGCGAGCTGGACAAGGTGCACGAGGTCCTCGACTCCGCCGACGGCTTCGCCGTGCTCGACCAGGGCACGCTGGCCTTCTCCGGCAAGGACGGGCAGAAGCGCTGGAACGAGCTGTGCAAGGTGGTCGTCGACCGCTGGGACGAGGTCCTGGACGCCATCGACGGCGTGGTCACCGCTCCCGAGGTCGCCGCCGACGCCGTGGCCACCGCCGAGGCCGAGCTCGCCGAAGCGCTCGACACCGACGACGAGGAGGGCGCCGAGGCGTCCGAGCTGGACGACGTCGAGGCCGTGGAGGACGAGGAGCTCGGCTTCTGGGGCGAGATCGGCATCGACCCGATCCGCATCATCACCAGCCAGGGCGAGCACTACTCGCTGCGCTGCTACCTCGAGGACGACCCGGTGTTCCTGGGGTCCGAGGGCAAGATCGACGTGTTCTCCTCGCCGCGTGCGCTGGCCCGCTTCCTCGCCGACGCCGACTCCGTGGAGCACAACGACCTGACCCGGGTCGCGACCTGGCCGAAGGTCACCGAGAAGGCCACCGCCGGGGAACTGGCGGTCGAGGTCGACGAGGACAACACCTACGTGCTGGCCGGGCTGGACGCCGACCTCGCGGCGGGCCCGTCCGAAGTGGACCCGGTGCAGCTCGACCTCGCCGAGGAGCTGCTCGTCGACGCCGCGGTGTGGGCGGACGACAAGACCGTCGAGGAGGCGCTGCAGCCTTCGGAGCGGCTGGGCTGGATGGTCTCGTTCGTGCTGCAGCCCAGCCCGAACCGGCTGCCGCCGAGCCCGCCGTTCGACGCCGAGGTCGAGGCATGGCGGGGGCTGGTCGAGTCCTTCGAGGAACGCCTCCGCACGCACTGACCCCGCGTCCGCGACCGAACGCCGACCGCGCGGCCCGCCACAGGGCCCGCAGCGGTCGGCGTTCTCGTGTCAGGGCCCCTCAGCCGCCCGGGCTCAGGCGGGCATCCGCGCGGTTGCAGGCGAGGCCCGGCATGCGCGGCTCCAAGCGGCAGGCACCCGAGTTCAGGCCAGGTGGCCGGGCTCGGTTTCAGGCGACGTCGGCCAGCGGGCGCGAGGACCGCTTGCGGGGGCGCGGGATCGCGCGGTCGGCCTCCAGGTAAGCCTCGCGCAGACCCTTGCGCGCCCGGTACGCCAGTGCGGAAACGCCGTTGGGGCTCATCCCGAACCGGTCGGCCACCTCCGAAGGGGGCAGGTCCTCCACCTCCAGGTGCCACAGCACGCGCTGCCACCGCAGGGGCAGCCGCGCGAACGCCTGGGCGAGCAGAGAACGGTCGATCGCCTCGGAAACCGCGTCGATGAACGGCATCCGGGGCTGCTCGGCGAAGACCAGGTCGACGTCCGGGGCCAGGTGCAGCCTGCGGTCGTGGCTGTTCGACGTCGTGGCCAGGTTGCGGACCGTCGTGAGCAGGTAGGCGCGGAACGCCGTCGTCGGGCCGCCGCCGCGGTTGAGGACGTCGAGGATCCGGGCGAACGCCTCGGCCACCAGGTCCTCGGCGTCGGCCGCCGTCCTGGCGACCTGCCGCGCCATCGTGTGCGCGGCGCCGACGTGCCGCGCGTACAGCTCCCCGAACGCCGCGGCGGATCCGCACCGCGCCGCGGCCAGCAGGATTCCTTCGTCGCCGATGGTTCACCGCCTCCTAGCGGGTGATCCGGTTTCGAGGACGGCGTCGGCCACCGGTGCGCCGCACTGGTCGCCCCGTCCTGCCGAAGATGTTTTCTCGCATTCCCGGCACCCAACAAGCCACGGAATTTCACATACTGATTGCACGGACCGCCGGACCCGCTGAAACTCAGCGCGCGGTGGGAAAATCTCCGGCCACCGCGAGCATTCGGGTGATCCTCCCCGCCCCGTCGGCGAGTGAGCCGACGAGCTCACCGGAAACCGGGAGCCGTTGCGAGGGGAACGAAATCGCGAGTGTCGCGGGTTCACCGCCGATCCGGACCGGAGCCGCGATGCACGCCACGCCGAGGGCGTACTCCTCGGAGTCGACGACGACCGAGGAGGAGCCGACGCCGTCGACCAGGTCCCGCACCCGGGTGAGCGTGCGCGGGGTGAGGTCGGCGGGCGGGTAACGGCTGAAGTGGTCGGCGCGCTGCTCCCTCCTCATCCCCGTCAGCAGGCACTTGCCGATGGCGGTGGCGTGCGCGGCGTGGCGGAAGTCGGCCCACACGTCCACGCGCGGTGCGCGCCGGCTGTCGACGATGTCGGACACCTGCACCTCGCCGTCGTGGTAGCGGGCGAGGTAGATGGCGGCGTTGAGCTCCTCGCGCAGGTCGGCCATCACCGCGCGGACGCGGTTGCGCAGCACCTGTCCCCGGCTGGAGGCGTGCAGCCCGTCGACGCCGTCACCGACGATGTAGGAGCCGTCGTCGAGCTTCTCCACGTAGCCTTCGTGCACCAGCGTGCGCAGCAGGTGGTACGTCGTCGGCAAGGCGATACCGGTGCGCCTGGCGAGGTACTTGGCCGTCGCGCCTCCGGGGTGTTCACCAACGGCCTCGAGTAGGCGCAAGGCACGCTGCACCGACGTGATGAGCGTGGGCTCCCCGTCCCCCCGTGTCACCGTTCCCTCCTGCCCCGGCCCGGTCCGCACCTGGCACGAACCGGACCTCCAACATGTCCTGACCTGCGATTGTGCGCCGGGTCCGGCCGGGCGCGCCAGCATCGGAGGCCACGTCCCGGCGACTGGGCGGTGCCGCTCGCCCGGCCGGTCCGACGGGAGCTTTCGCGAGGACGGAGTTCTCCCCTGTGGCGCAGCGGAAGACGTCGCCCCCGCGTCGCACCCCGTCCAGGCGACTAGCCGGGTGATCCGATCACGCCATCAGCCGCGCGTAGCCCGGCTTGATCACGTCGTTGATGATCGCCAGCCTCTCGTCGAAGCCGAGGAACGACGACTTCATCGCGTTCACCGTGAACCACTGCATGTCCGCCCAGTCGTAGCCGAACGTCTCGTGCAGGGCGTTGAACTCGCTCGACATCGAGCAGTGGCTCATCAGCCGGTTGTCGGTGTTGACCGTCACCCGGAACCGCAGCCGCGCCAGCAGGCCGATCGGGTGCTCGGCCAGCGACGGCGCCGCCCCGGTCTGCAGGTTCGACGACGGGCACATCTCCAGCGGGATGCGGCGGTCGCGCACGTAGGAGGCCAGCCTGCCGAGCTGCACCTCGCCGCTCTCGTCGGCCTTGATGTCGTCGACGATGCGCACCCCGTGGCCGAGGCGCTCGGCGCCGCAGTGCTGGATCGCCTCCCAGATCGACGGCAGTCCGAACGCCTCACCGGCGTGAATGGTGAAATGCGCGTTCTGCTGGCGCAGATACTCGAAGGCGTCCAGGTTCCGCGTGGGCGGAAAACCGGCTTCCGGGCCCGCGATGTCGAATCCGACGACCTCGGCGTCCCGGTAGCGGACCGCGAGGTTGGCGATTTCGGTCGCGCGGGCGTTCTGCCGCATCGCGCACAGCAAGGTACCGATTCGGATACGTTGTTTTCCGCTTTCGGCAACCCGGCGTTCACCTTCGCGGAATCCGTCCTGGACGGCCTGCACGACCTCGTCGATTGTCATTCCGCCGTCCTGGAACAGTTCGGGCGCGTAACGCACCTCGGCGTAGACGACGCCGTCGGCGGCGAGGTCCTCCGCGCACTCCGCGGCGACGCGCACCAGCGCATCGTGCGTCTGCATGACGCCGACGGTGTGCGAGAAGGTCTCCAGGTAGCGCTCCAACGAGCCGGAGTC of Saccharopolyspora erythraea contains these proteins:
- the deoC gene encoding deoxyribose-phosphate aldolase, with protein sequence MANPPPTTPSVTSSPGLPAELAEATKDDSTLRRFLHGLPGVDQVGLEQRAAGLATRSIKKAAKLWAIDTAIGMVDLTTLEGADTEGKVRALCAKGRNPDPDRPGAPRVAAICVYPDLAAVAVEALRGSGVGVASVATAFPSGRSSRQVKLADVELAVSAGATEVDMVIDRGAFLSGRYGQVFDEIQAVKAACGDAHLKVILETGELATYDNVRRASWLALLAGGDFIKTSTGKVSPAATLPVTHLMLQAVRDWRDHTGELRGVKPAGGIRNTKDAIRYLVAVHEVAGPEWLTPELFRFGASSLLNDLLMQRRTQLDGHYSGPDYVAVD
- a CDS encoding aldehyde dehydrogenase family protein yields the protein MPEETHSPWEYAPAPESRAIANLQPSYRMFVDGEFVDGAGEPLKSVNPATEETLAEVSSAAASDVDNAVRAARKAFDRTWGKMPGSERAKYLFRIARLIQERGRELAVLETLDNGKPIKESRDADIPTAAAHFFHHAGWADKLSYAGYGPDPRPVGVAGQVIPWNFPLLMLAWKIAPALACGNTVVLKPAETTPLTALVFAEICQQAGLPPGVVNILPGAGDVGAELVGHAGVDKVAFTGSTEVGKQIQRTLAGSGKKLTLELGGKAANVVFDDAPLDQAVEGIVNGIFFNQGHVCCAGSRLLVQESVAEELLDKLRSRIATLRVGDPLDKNTDVGAVNSAEQLERITALSATGDAEGASRWTSPCPLPEKGFFFSPTVFSDVQQSMRIAREEIFGPVLSVLTFRTPDEAVAKANNTPYGLSAGIWTEKGSRILWAAQKMRAGVVWANTFNRFDPTAPFGGYQESGFGREGGRAGLEAYLDV
- a CDS encoding aldehyde dehydrogenase family protein, which codes for MSDRLAVAKTYKLYVGGKFPRSESGRSYPVRDAKGGFLANAAQASRKDVRDAVSAARKAFGGWSGATAYNRGQVLFRVAEVMEGRRDQFAAELRAAEGLSQKAAESAVDAAVDRVVWYAGWTDKIASVLGAANPVAGPYFSFSVPEPTGVVGVLAPQSSSLLGLVSVVAPVIAAGNTCVVVASCERPLPAITLAEVLATSDVPGGVVNLLTGHAEELGPWLASHADVNALDPVGAPGELRGELERAAAETVKRVLPVRGEPDWNRQPDIQRLRAFTEVKTVWHPVGT
- a CDS encoding HAAS signaling domain-containing protein, which translates into the protein MMTLDKKYRDELMLALRLHDISGRRVGEVLAEVETHVAETGENPAEAFGSPREYAAQVAAQLDRSTGKPSPVDNALGALGTGAFVFFGVNFLLDGLRAGPNGVAYTLADSVAGILTLALILVAVALSFRAGTALAASRRRSLGITAVVTFVAAIACTVVKDWFVADAAPLFEMSAWVSVGLGAVLIAVALVFLARAIRRGWVVDPR
- a CDS encoding PadR family transcriptional regulator; translated protein: MADKTTAARQTQWLRGVLDLAVLALLAESGEDYGYTLLQRLSGAGLPDMKAGTLYPLLNRLAADGLVRAEWRAGEGGPGRKFFALTDEGRAVLSEQGPKWTEFAKNAIAVVERGVRA
- a CDS encoding SMI1/KNR4 family protein, coding for MDVTELWANIVRWLEDHAPVTAAALEPPDPAELVTLEEEFHVQLPPDLRAWWTCCGGTATDVLADVLPPFYTPYSPAAALRAWRGHRELWTARWERPSCDYYAGSAGSSFHPAWLPIAGDGFADELVVDLRPGPLHGCVLEWEQEAAQVERPEWKGVSAMLADVYRALTDGVPAGHSHATVTEDGKLDWQIR
- a CDS encoding primosomal protein codes for the protein MAQDIVPIELGLPQGDVVTLWAPRWREDGEEWEAFLGHEEDLYAFPDSARLAAFVRTAAEHDLDDHPAWHVVPALSAVELNPDEDHQFDLVGVPELVAEPPDTWTINELADIVEIARSLADVCELDKVHEVLDSADGFAVLDQGTLAFSGKDGQKRWNELCKVVVDRWDEVLDAIDGVVTAPEVAADAVATAEAELAEALDTDDEEGAEASELDDVEAVEDEELGFWGEIGIDPIRIITSQGEHYSLRCYLEDDPVFLGSEGKIDVFSSPRALARFLADADSVEHNDLTRVATWPKVTEKATAGELAVEVDEDNTYVLAGLDADLAAGPSEVDPVQLDLAEELLVDAAVWADDKTVEEALQPSERLGWMVSFVLQPSPNRLPPSPPFDAEVEAWRGLVESFEERLRTH
- a CDS encoding RNA polymerase sigma factor, yielding MGDEGILLAAARCGSAAAFGELYARHVGAAHTMARQVARTAADAEDLVAEAFARILDVLNRGGGPTTAFRAYLLTTVRNLATTSNSHDRRLHLAPDVDLVFAEQPRMPFIDAVSEAIDRSLLAQAFARLPLRWQRVLWHLEVEDLPPSEVADRFGMSPNGVSALAYRARKGLREAYLEADRAIPRPRKRSSRPLADVA
- a CDS encoding IclR family transcriptional regulator — translated: MTRGDGEPTLITSVQRALRLLEAVGEHPGGATAKYLARRTGIALPTTYHLLRTLVHEGYVEKLDDGSYIVGDGVDGLHASSRGQVLRNRVRAVMADLREELNAAIYLARYHDGEVQVSDIVDSRRAPRVDVWADFRHAAHATAIGKCLLTGMRREQRADHFSRYPPADLTPRTLTRVRDLVDGVGSSSVVVDSEEYALGVACIAAPVRIGGEPATLAISFPSQRLPVSGELVGSLADGAGRITRMLAVAGDFPTAR
- a CDS encoding adenosine deaminase codes for the protein MATPVSFDTIRSAPKVLLHDHLDGGLRPQTVIDLAAETGYSGLPHTDAAELGEWFRRAADSGSLERYLETFSHTVGVMQTHDALVRVAAECAEDLAADGVVYAEVRYAPELFQDGGMTIDEVVQAVQDGFREGERRVAESGKQRIRIGTLLCAMRQNARATEIANLAVRYRDAEVVGFDIAGPEAGFPPTRNLDAFEYLRQQNAHFTIHAGEAFGLPSIWEAIQHCGAERLGHGVRIVDDIKADESGEVQLGRLASYVRDRRIPLEMCPSSNLQTGAAPSLAEHPIGLLARLRFRVTVNTDNRLMSHCSMSSEFNALHETFGYDWADMQWFTVNAMKSSFLGFDERLAIINDVIKPGYARLMA